The Anaeromyxobacter diazotrophicus genome includes the window CCGCTCGGCGGTGCTCTTCGGCGCCGTCGGCGCGGCCGGCAGCGCGCTCATCGCCTTCCTGCCGGCGCTCGCCCCCGGGCACGCCGCGCTCGGGATGATGGCGGGCCGCTTCGTGCTCGGCGTCGGCTCGGAGTGCTTCATCGTCGCGGCCACCACCGTGGTCGGCCGCTGGTTCAAGGGGCGCGAGATCTCCTTCGCGCTCGCCCTTCAGCTCCTCATCGCGCGCCTCGGCTCCTACGCCGCCGACTGGTCTCCCAACCTGCGCGCGCTCTTCACCTCCTGGCAGCCGCCGCTCCTCCTCGCGGCGGCGCTCGGGGGCGTCTGGCTCGCCCTGGCGATCGTCTACGCGGCGCTCGAGCTCCACGCGGCGCGCCGCTACGGCACCGCGCGCGCGGGCGCGACCGACAAGCTCGTCCTCGCCGACCTGGTCCGCTTCGACCGCGCGTACTGGTGGGTGGTCGGCCTGTGCGTCGCGTTCTACGCCACCATCTTCCCGTTCCGCACCTTCGCGAACCTGTTCCTCACCGACTACCACGGCGTCTCGAACGAGACCGCCGGCAGCCTGAAGAGCGTCCTGCCGCTGCTCTCCATGATCGGCATGCCCATCTTCGGCTTCGTCGCCGACCGGATCGGGAAGCGCGCGCTGCTCATGGCGGTCGGGTCGGCGCTGCTCGTGCCGCCCTTCCTGCTCATGGCCTACACGCACCTCCCGCTCCAGCTCTCGATGGCGCTGCTCGGGCTGGCCTTCGCGCTGGTGCCGGCGGTGCTGTGGCCGGCCGTGACCTACCTCGTCCCGGACGCGCGGCTCGGCTCGGCCTACGCGCTCATGACCTTCTGCCAGCAGGTGGGCTGGGCGGCCATGAGCTGGGGGCTGGGCCGGGTGAAGGACGCCGGCGGCGCGAGCGCGGCTCACCCGGCGGGCTGGCTGCCGGTGATGTGGATGCTGGCGGCGCTCGCCTGCGCCGGGTTCGCCTTCTCCTTCCTGCTCTGGCGCTCCGAGCGCGGCGGCCGCGGGCACGGCCTCGAGCGCGCGCAGGTGCGCCCCGAAGCGGCCTGAGGGGCAGGCGCCCGTCGCCCGGGCCCTCCCGCGGGCGTTTGCCTTTTCGATCCCGCTTCCGTATGCTGCCGATATCTCAGGCAAGATCTCGGGATCATTCGGCGATCCCGGACGAGGCGCAGGGTCGTGGCGGGGCGTGGGCGCAGGGAGGTCGGGTGAGCGGGAGTCCCGAGGAGCTGCTCAGGAGCGCGCTCGAGAAGGTCATCTTCTTCGAGTGCCGGGTGGCGAGCCTCGAGCATGAGCTCGAGTCGGCGCGCGCCGCGGCGGCGCGCGCCCGGGACGAGGCCGGCGCGGCGCGGCGGCGCGAGGGCGAGCTGGAGGCGCAGCTCGCGCAGCTCAAGGGCGCGCAGGCGGCGGGCGCGGCGCAGAGCGGCGAGCTGGCCGAGCGCGTGCGGCTGCTCGAGGCGGAGCGCGAGCGGTTCCTCTCCGGCATGGTCGAGAGCGCGCGGGTCGCGGGCGCGCCCGCCGGCGAGGACGACGACGCCGGCAGCGCCTCCGAGCTGGCCGGCTTCATCGCGGAGCTGCGGGCGGAGATCGAGGCCCTGCGCGCGTGGAAGCGCGAGGCGGAGGCGCGGGGGTACGCGCCGGGCGAGGCCGCGAGCGCGGATTCGAACGCGACCGCGACCTCGACCTCGACCTCGACCTCGACCTCGACCTCGACCGCGAACGCGAACGCGAACGCGAACGCGGCGCCGCGGACCGGGCAGCCTTCGCCGGCCGGCGCGGGGGCGGGGCGCGGCGCCGTGGCCCTCCCAGCGATGGCGACCGCGTTCGAGCAGTCCGGCCGCATCACCGTCTCCGCCGCCGACGCGCGCGCGCTGCCGCGCTTCTCCACCCGCTCCGAGCGCGCGCTCTACGAGTCCTGCCTCGACGACCTCGGCTCGCGCGAGCCGGGGACCCGCCGCCGCGCCGCGGACGGCCTGCGCGCGCTCGGCTCGCGGGGCGCCGCGCCGCTGGTGGCCGCCGCGCTCGGGCGCGAGGCCGACGCCGAGGTGAAGGCCTCGCTCCTGGCCGCGCTCGGCGCCCTGGCCGAGGCGAGCGCCTCGGACCTCGCGGTCCGCGAGCTCGCCGACCCGCGCCCGGCGGTGCGGGCGGCCGCCCTCGACGCGGTGAGCGCGCTCGCCGGTCCGCAGGCGGTCCCGGCGCTCTCCGGCGCGCTCGCCGACGCGAGCCCGCTCGTGCGGCGCCGCGCGGTGGTGCTGCTCGGCTTCGCGCGCGGCGAGCCGGCCGACGACGCGCTCGCCGGCGCGCTCGCCGACCGCGACGCCGGCGTCGCCCGCGCCGCCGCCTCGGCGCTGGCGGGCCGCCCCAGCGCCCGGGCCCAGGGCGCGCTCGCCCGCGCGCTCGAGCACCGGGAGCCCGCGGTGCGCCGCGCGGCGGCCCTCGCCACCGGCCGCTGGTCGGGCGAGGCGGTCGACCCCGCCGCCCCCGAGGCGGAGCGCCGCCGCGCAGCCCGGCGCATCAGCGAGAAGCTGCTCGAGGTGGACGGCGAGGCGCTGCGGAGCGCGGTGACGAAGGTCGCCGCGGCTGTGGCCCACGCTCCCCGTCCCGCTCCCCCGGTGGGGGAGAGGGAGCCGATCCTCGCTGCGCCGGCTGCCCGCCGCGGTCCGCGCGCTCCATCCGCCTCTCCCGCGCAGGGAGAGCCTCGCGTCCCTGCTCGCGCACCCTCGCAGGGAGAGGGCGTGCGCCATGCGCTCGCCGCGGCGGCCGCGATGAAGTCGGCGGTGGCCGTCGCCGCGCCGGAGGAGCGCGCGCCGCTCGCCGCGGCCGCGCTGGCCGAGGTGCGCGCGGCGCTGCGGGGCCGGACCGCCGAGGAGCTGTCGGCCGCGCTCGGCGCGGAGCGCCTCACGATCGAATCCACCCTGCGCGCGCTCGTGACGCAAGGGCGGCTGGTGGCGCGCGGGCCGCGCTTCTTCATGAGCTAGGAGAGGCGCCATGGAGAACATCCGCTACTCGCAGAAGCGCCTCGCCGAGATCCTCGGCGTCCCCGCCAAGCAGGTCGCCGAGGCGCTCGGCAAGCGCGACGGCTACGGCCCCGCCGAGCTGGCCGACGCGCGGCAGAAGCTCCGCCGCGTCCCGGCCCCCCGCGCGCGCCGGGTCCAGCTCTTCCTCAACTTCAAGGGCGGCACCGGCAAGACCAGCCTCTCCTCCTCCTACGCCTACCGCCTGGCCGAGCGCGGCCACCGCGTGCTCATGATCGACCTCGACAGCCAGGGGCACGCCACGAAGTGCCTCGGCAAGGAGGGGGCGAGCTTCCCGCGCACGCTGCACGACGTGCTCATCCGCAAGGCGCCGGTGGACGAGGTGACCATCGCCACCGGGATGCCCGGGCTCTCGCTCGTCCCGTCGAACCTCGCCATGAGCACCATCGACCTCGCGCTCATGCCGCTCGCCGGGCGCGAGTTCCGGCTGCGCAAGGCGCTGGAGGAGGTGCAGGCGAAGTACGACTTCGTGGTGATGGACGCGCCGCCGTCGTTCGGGCTCCTCAACCTGAACGCGCTCATGGCGGCCGACGACCTCGTCATCCCGGTGCTGGCCGACTTCCTCTCCTACGACGGGCTCCGGCTGCTCTTCGAGACCGTGCAGGGGCTGGAGGACGACCTCTCGCACCAGCTCGAGCACATCTTCATCGTGGTGAACGCCTTCAACCAGACCTTCAAGATCGCGCGCGAGGCGCTCGGCGCGCTCCGCGAGCACTACGCCGACTACGTGCTCGAGAGCGTGGTGCGCCAGTGCACCAAGTTCGCGCAGGCGTCGAGCGAGGGCTGCCCCATCTTCGCCTTCGACGCGGAGTCGAAGGGGGCGACCGACCTGGAGGCGGTCCTGGACGAGATCCAGGCCCGGGTGAGCGCGACGGCCAAGGCCGGCGCGGCGGGAGCGAGCCGATGAGGAAGGCCTTCGACGCGAACGTCCCCAAGTTCCGGCCGCGGCTCAAGACCGCGGTCGCGCCCGCGGGCGAGGCGGGGACCGCGGCCGAGACCGCGGCGCCGGCGGCGGAGGTGACCGCGGCCCCTCTCCCCGGCCCTCTCCCCGCTGCGCGGGGCGAGGGAGACCTCGGCGAGGTCGCTCACCCTTCCTCCACCCGCAAGGGCGAGGGAGACCTCAGCCCTGAAGACCGCACCCCTGAGAATCCCCCCTCTCCCCCCGCGGGGGAGAGGGCCGGGAGAGGGGGCAGCACCACGCGTGAACCCGCGCCCCCCGCGCAACCGGCGCTCGCCTTCTCGGAGCCCCCCGACGTCGAGTCGCGCCGCGAGCGGCTCCTCGCCGTGAAGCGCAAGGTGGCGGCGGCGGTCCGGCCGGCGCCCCCCATGCCGGCGCTGCCGGAGACCCCGGCCCGCGCCGGGGAGAGCGCGCTCCTGCTGGTGAAGGACTTCGAGGCGCAGCTCACCCGCGCCCGCGAGGTGGAGACGGCCCTGCGCGCCGACCTCGACGACGCCCGCGCCGAGCTGGCGCGGGGCGCCAGCGAGGGGCGCCGCGCGGTGGAGCGGCTGGCCGCGGTCGAGCAGCAGCTCGAGGAGAAGCGCTCCGTCCTCGCGGAGATGCTGGACGAGCTGAGCGCGCTGGAGGAGGAGCGCGACGGCGCGGTGGCCCGGGCGCAGGCGCTCTCGGCGCTCGACGAGGAGCGGCAGGCGCTGCTCGACGCCGTCACCGCCCGCGCCGAGCAGGCGGAGCGGGCGCGCGCCGAGGGCGAGGCCGAGCTCGGCCGGCTCGGGGCGGAGCTCGACGAGCGCGCCGCCGACCTGGCGCGCCTGCGCGCGGCGCTGGCGCAGGTGACGCGCGAGCGGGACGACCTCTCGCGCGAGCTGGGCGAGGCGCGCCGCGAGCGCGACGAGCTCGCCGAGGCGCGGCGCGCGCTGGAGCAGGTGCACGAGGCGCTCGCCACCGCGCGGGCGCGGCTGGGGTAGCGTCCACCCGGCAGCGACCTGGATGGCTGAAATTCCGGGCGGTTGAGCGGGGTGCCGCGCCACCCGCCGCGCGCGGGGCGCCGGGCGCTGGATACACTGTAGGTCATCACCGTGCATTGACACTTTGTCGCACGCCTCTCTACGCTGCGTGGAGAGGTTCGCGCATGCGCCAAGTTGCGACGAGGGGACCGACGTACCGCCGCCGACCTGGGTCGGCGCGACCTGCGGCGGAACGGCGCGCCTCATGAGCCGCGCCCCGCTCTTCGAAGGCCTGACCGAGGTGCGGGGCACGCTCGGCGCGGATCTGCGCGGGCAGCTCACCGCGCCGATCACCGGCGACGCCGGGCTGACCCGGGAGCACGCGGGCGCCATGGCCATCGCCCTCGCCGAGCTGGGGGCGCTGGGCGAGACCGCGGGCCTCGGCCAGCTCGAGCTCGTCGTCGCCGGGGCGCCCACGCGGCAGCTCGTGGCGGCGCCCCGCGCCGGCGCGTTCCTGATGGTGGCGGTCGATCCCGCCAAGCCCACCTCGCGGGTGGAGAAGGCGCTGCGGGACGGGTCGCCCGCGCCGGCCTCCGGCCCGGCCTCCTCCGCGCCGCCGCCGCTCCCGGTCGCGCCCGCGCAGCGCGATCCCTGGGCCGCCCTGCGCCTCGCCCTCGCGCGCGGGCAGCTCGCCGAGGCGGCCGCCTGCCAGCGCGACCTGGGCCAGGCGCCGCCGGGGGCCGGCGCCGAGCCGCTCGAGCCGGCCGAGCGCGAGCGCGCGCTGGCCACCCTCCTCGACGCAGTCGCGACCGCCCAGGCGGGCGACGTGGTCGGCTGCGCGCGCAAGCTGCAGGATCTGGCGCGCCCGGCGCAGGCGAACCTCTCCTTGCGCTGGGCCGCCCACCACTGGACCGGGCGCGCCGCGCTGCAGGGCGGCAGCCTCGACGCCGCCCGGACCCACGCCAAGGAGGCGCTGACGCTGTCGCGCCAGCTCGACGGCGCCGCCAAGGCGGTGAGCCAGTGGTTCGCCGGGGAGCTGCTGTCGCGGAGCGCCGACGCGAGCCAGGGGCTGCGCTGGCTGGCCGAGGCGCGGGCCGCGTTCGCGCGGCTGGGCGAGGGCTGGGCCGTCGCGCGCACCTGGCTGGCCGAGGCGCGCATCCACGCCGCGGGCCACGACGAGGCGAGCGCGGCCGGGGCGGCGCGGCGCGCGCTCGAGGCGGACGCCACCTTCGAGGAGCCGGCGCTGTTCCTCGCGCGCCGCGCCCTCGCCCGGGGAGACCTGGCCGCTGCCGAGCTGGAGCTCCCGCCGCAGGGGAGCGTGGCGGCCGGCTGCGCCCGCGCGCTCCTCGACGTCGTGCGCGCGGGCCAGGTCACGCAGGCCGAGGTGACCGAGCTCGTCCACCAGGAGGAGCTCCCGCCTTCGGCCGCCACCCTGCACGCGCTGGAGCGGCTCGCCAACGCAGCCCCCACCTTCGCCCAGGCGCGCGCGGCGCTCGGGTGGGCGCTCCTGCGCAGGGGGAAGTACGCCGAGGCGAGCGTGGTGCTCCGGGTGCTCCTCGGTCAGCAGCTCGCGCCGGCGGTGCGCGCCTCGGTGGAGGCGGCCCTCGCCTGCGCCACCCGCGCCCTGCCCGCCCCCGAGGGCGTGCCGGTGCTGGCGCGGAGCGCCCCGGCCACTCCCGCGCCGGCCCCCACCCCGCGGCCGGGGGCGGTCTTCTCCGGCCAGCTCAGCGTCTTCGCGCTCCCCGACCTGCTCGAGTTCCTCCGCGCCGGGAAGCGCACCGGGCTCCTCACCTTCAGCGGCGCGGCCGGGCTGGGCTCCTTGCGCTTCAACGCCGGCCGGATCACCGGGGCGAGCTCGCCCGCGGCGCCCGGGCTGGGGCAGCTCCTCGTGCAGGAGCGGAAGGTCACCCCGCTCACGCTCCGCGCGGCCGCCTCCGCGCAGGACGACTCCGACGAGGCGCTCGGCGCGCGGCTGGTGCGCGACGGCGCGGTGCCCGTCGCCGCGGTCGAGGACGCGCTCCGGCGCGGCGTCGAGCTCGCGGTGCGCGAGCTGGTCGGGTGGAAGGAGGGCGAGTTCGCCTTCGAGGAGACCGCGCCCGCGCCGCCGGCGCGGCCCGGCGTCGAGCTGGATCCCCAGGGCGTGCTCCTCAACATCTTCAAGGAGCTGGACGAGTCGAGCCGGCCCGCCGCCGCTCGCCAGCCCTGACCGCGACCGATGCCCGACGCCAACGCCCGCGAGCCCTCGGACCTCGCCAAGCTGGTCGGCACCCGGCTCGGGAACTACCGGCTGGAGCGCCTGGTCGGGCGCGGGCGCATGGGCGCGGTGTACCTCGCGCAGGACGAGGCGCTCCTGCGGCCCACCGCCGTGAAGGTCCTCGCCTGGAGCGCCGCCGAGGCGCGCGGCCACGATCCGGTGAAGTGGTTCCTGGCCGAGGCGCGGCTGGTGGCCCGCATCAACCACCCGCGCGTGGTGCAGATCTACGGCGCGGCCCGGCAGGGCGACCGCTGCTACATCGCGATGGAGTACGTCGCCGGCGCCTCCGCGGAGGCGCTGGTGGCCGAGTGCGGGGCGCTCCCGCCCGCCCGCGCGACCGACCTCCTCGTCCAGGCGGCGGCGGCGCTGGAGGCGGCCCACCGCTGCGGCGTGGTCCACCGCGACGTGAAGCCGGCCAACCTCCTCATCGGCCCCGAGGGGTCGGTGAAGCTGGGCGACTTCGGGATGGCGCTCGGCTCGGCCGGCATCCGCACCGCGCACGCGCACCTCAGGGTCGGGACGCCGTACTACACCGCGCCCGAGATCTGGCGGGGCGAGGCGGCCACGCCCGCGTCGGACCTCTACTCGCTCGGCGCGACCTACTTCCAGCTCCTCACCGGCCGGCCGCCGTACCCCGCCCACGACGTGGCGGCGGTGGAGCAGGCGCACCTCGGCGCGGCGGTGCCGGATCCGCGCGAGCTCGTCCCGGGCCTGCCCGCCGCGTGCGCCGCGCTCGCGATGCGCGCCCTGGCCAAGTCGCCGCGCGAGCGCCCGGCGTCGGCCGAGGCGCTCGGCAAGGAGGCGCGGCGGGTGCTGCGGGAGCTCGCGGCCGCGCCGCCCCCGCCGCCCGAGCCGGCGCGGGCCGCCGCGCCGCCGCGGGCCACGGCCGCGCCGGTCCGGACGGCTCCCAGACCTGCCGCGGGGGCGGCCACCGGCCGGACCGGAGGAAGAGGGGAAGGCGTCATGACGCTGCTCGCGACCATCTCGAGCCTGCCGGAGGTGAAGGGCGCCGTGCTCGGCACCTCGGCCGGCGCGTTCGTGGACACCGCCGGGGAGGCGGACGGGGAGGCGGTGGCGGCGGTGATGGGGTTCATGTGGACGGCGCTGAGCGAGGCCGGCGAGCAGCTCGGGCTCGGGGCGCTCGGCCGCATCTCGCTGTCGGGCGCCACCGGCGCCTGCGTGGCCACCGCCGAGCCGGACGGCACCGTGCTGTCCGCGCTGGTCGAGCCGGCCGGGTCGCTCGTCGCCGTCGAGAAGGTCCTCGACGACGCCCTCTCGCGGAACGGAGCGTGACATGGAGACGATCCTCCAGGGCCTGTTGGAGCTGCAGGGCGTGAGCGCGGCGCTGGTCCTCGACGCGGGGGGCCGGGTGACCGCCCACCGCGGCGGGGCCATGCACGACCGCGCGCTGTGCGAGCAGGTGAGCGGCAACCTGATGAAGGCCGTCGAGACCGTCCAGCTCCAGCAGGCGGACTGGGACGCGATCGGGGCGCAGTTCACCGACGGCCGGCTGCTCCTGCGCAACCTCGGGGAGGGCGTGGAGGGCGGGCACGTCCTCGCGGTCATCGCCGACGCGCGGCTCAACGCCTCCTTCGCGACCGTCGCGCTGCGCGTGGCGGCGAACAAGCTGCGCCGGGTGCTGGCGGGCGGGGCGCCGGCGTCGTCCGCCTCCTCGGCGGTGGCCTCGTCGGTCGCGGCGCCGCTCTCCGGCTCGCAGGTCTCGCCGGCCGACTCGAAGGTGCTCTCGAGCGCCACCGGGCTCAGCTGGTCGCGGTCGGGCTCCTCGAGCGCCGCCGTCTCGCGCGTGGCGGCCGCGGACCCCGCCTCGATGGCGTTCCTCACCCGCTGCTCCAAGGAGCTGGCGCGGCACGTGGGGCCGATCGCGAAGGTCTTCGTGCAGGAGGCGGTTCAGCGCGTCTGCCCGGAGGCGCCCTTCTCCCTGCCCCGCGCCGGCGCGCTGGTCGACGACCTGGCGAGCCAGGTCGAGGACCCCGACGACCGGTCGAAGTTCCGCGCCGCGCTCGCCAAGCGCTAGCCCGTCCTACCCCAGAGAGGATCGCCCATGTCCATCGCCCACGCCGTGAGGAGCAGCCTCGGCGCCAAGATGTCGCTGAAGCTGGCCGCGCTGCTGCTGGTGCTGACCACCGTGGCGGCGCTCGTCATCACCTTCCGCCAGACGCGGCAGCTGGAGGAGCTGACGCTGGAGAAGGCGCGCCTGGCCGCGGCGCTCGGCGCCCGCCAGTACGGCGAGGTCCTGGAGGCCGCCGTCGACGACGGGACGCTCACCGTCAGCGACGCGTTCGACCGGAACTACGTCGAGATCAAGGGGTACGACTGGGGGCAGCACCGCAAGTACCACACCCGCTACGACGCGGTGCTCGACCGCGCGGTGCTCGTGTTCCAGGACCGCATGCTCGACCAGGACGACTTCGTGTTCGCGATCGGCGTGGACGAGAACGGCTACCTCCCGGTCCACAACAGCCGGTTCCAGCGCCCGATCACCGGCGACCCGGAGAAGGACCTGGCGGGCAACCGGTCGAAGCGCATCTTCGACGACCCGGTCGGCCTGGCGGCGGCGCGCAACCTCGAGCCGACCCTGGTGCAGGTCTACCGGCGCGACACCGGCGAGACGATGTGGGACGTCTCGGCGCCGGTCCTGGTGAAGGGGAAGCACTGGGGCGCCTTCCGCGTGGCGGTGTCGATGGCCCGCATCGCCGCCCGCCAGCGCGAGCTGTTCTTCACGCTGCTGGCCGGCTTCGCCCTGTTCGCCGTGGTCACCAGCGGCGCCATGTACCTCCTCGTCGGGCAGGCCATGAAGCCGGTCGTCGCGCTCACCGCGACCGCCGACCAGATCAGCCTGGGCGAGGAGCTCGACACGCCCATCAAGTCCGACGCCGTCGACGAGATCGGGCAGCTCACGAAGACCATCGACCGGCTCCGCGTCAGCATGAAGGGCGCGATGAGCCGCCTCGGGCAGTGAAAGGAGCGACGTCATGAAGACCACGATCCGCGGGTACGCCCTCCTGCTGCTCCTCGCCGCCGGCGCCGCGCTCCCCGGGCCGGCCGCCGCGCAGGCGCGGCCGGGCACCTCGGCCGAGCTCCTGACCGCGCAGGACCGGGAGATGCTGGCGCTGGCGAACGAGTTCGCGCGCCGCTGCGGCGAGGTGCTCGAGCGGTGGATCGCGAAGGGCGAGGTGAGCGAGGAGCGGCTCTTCGCCTCGCTCTACTACCCGATCCCGAAGACCGACCCGCCCAAGTTCAGCACCGACTGGGACAAGCTGTCGGACCGCGACGTCCTCCCCATCGAGGAGGCGATCCTCGCCCGGTCGCCGGCCATCTTCTTCACGGTCATGGTCGACCGCCACGGCTACCTGCCCACCCACGACCAGCGCTACTCGCTGCCGCTCACCGGCAACCCGGCGAGCGACCTCGTCAACAACCGGACCAAGCGCATCTTCAACGACCGCACCGGGCTCGCGGCCGCCCGCAACGAGGCGCCCTTCCTCGTCCAGCGCTACCAGCGCGACACCGGCGAGTCGATGGTGGACCTCTCGGTGCCGCTCAACCTCCGCGGCCGCCACTGGGGCGCGGTGCGGATCGGCTACCGGTCGGTGGACGGGCGCTGAGGTCAGGCGGTCTTCGGCACCGCGCTCACCGCCGGCGGCTGGAGCTGCGCGCCGGGCAGGCCCAGCCGCTTCATCTCGGCGCGCGCGTCGTACGCCGCATACTTGTACGCCTCGCCCAGCGTCGGGTAGTTGAACACCGCCTGGGTGAAGTAGTGGATGGTGCCGCCGAGCGCCATCACCGCGCTGCCGAGGTGCACCAGCTCCGAGGCGTGCGGGCCGATGCAGTGCACCCCGAGCAGCTCGCCGTCCTGCGGCGAGGCGACGAGCTTCAGGAACCCCACCGCCTCGCCGATGAGGTTGGCGCGGGCGTTCTCGGTGAGCGGCGTCTTGCCCACCACGTAGGGGATGCCCTTCTGCTTGAGCGCCTCCTCGGTGGCGCCCACCGACGACACCTCGGGGATGGTGTAGATGCCCACCGGCAGGAGCTCGGCCACCTTCTGCTGGTACTTCTTCCCCAGCGCGTGGGTCATCGCGACGCGCCCCTGCTCCATGGAGGTGGAGGCGAGGCCCGGGAAGCCGATGAGGTCGCCCGCCGCGTAGATGTGCGGCACCTTCGTCCGGTAGTGCTCGTCCACCTCGAGGTAGCCCTTGTCGGTGGCGGAGAGCCCGGCCGCGGCCAGGTCGAGCGACTCGACGTTGCCTTGCCGCCCGGCCGCCACCAGCACCTTCTCGGCCACCAGCCGCGAGCCGTCCGAGAGCGTGACGAGCACGTCGCGGTCGCCCACCTCGAGCCGCTGGGCGCGGCGCTCCTGGTGCATGTCGATGCCTGCCAGCGCGAACAGGTCCTGCATGGCGATCGACAGCTCGGCGTCGAGCCAGGGCAGGAGGCGCGGCTTCGAGTCGATGATGGAGACGTGGACGCCCAGCGCCGCGAACATCGAGGCGTACTCGCAGCCCGCCACGCCGCCGCCCAGGATGGCGAGCGAGCGCGGGACGGTGTCGAGCATCAGGATCGAGTCCGAGTCGTAGACGTGCTGGTGGTCGAACGTGTACTGCGGCGGGTGCGAGGGCCGGGTGCCGGTGGCGAGCAGCACCACCTCGGCCTGGATGTCCTGGAAGCTGCCGTCGGCCAGCGTGATGCGGACGGTGTGCGCGTCGGCGAAGCTCGCCACCCCGCGGAACTGCTCCACCCCGGCGGCGTTGAGCCGGTTGCGGATGCGCGAGTGCTCGCGGGCGGTGACGAGCCCGCGGCGGCCCATGAGCTCGGGGATGGTCACCGTCTCGGAGACGCTGAACTCGATGCCGTGCGCGTCGCGCGACCGCGCCTGCTGGATGGCGAGGGCCGTCTCGCGCAGGGCCTTGGAGGGGATGGTGCCGGTGTTGGCGGAGGCGCCGCCGGGCACCGCCTCCTTCTCGATCAGGGCGACCTTCTTCCCGTAGGAGGCCGCCTGCACGGCGCCGTGCTCGCCGGCCGGGCCCGATCCGATGACGACCACGTCGTAGTGGAGCATGCGCCGCTTATAATGTGTTTTTCCCCGCTGGACGATATTCTGCGCGACCCGTGAAGAACGCCCCCCACAACCCCGTCCTCGACGCCCTCCAGAAGAACCTCATGGTGGCGCTCGACGAGCGCAAGCAGGCGCTCCGGGCGCAGGGGAAGCGCCTCTTCGACTTCGGGCTCGGTGACCCGAAGGAGCCGACGCCGCCCTTCCTGCGCGAGGCGCTCCGCGCCGCGGTGCCCGAGGTGTCGCAGTACCCGAGCGCCGCCGGCACGCCCGCGCTGCGCCGCGCCTGCGCCGGCTGGGTCCGCCGCCGCTTCGGGGTGGAGCTCGACCCGGACCGCCAGATCGTGCCCGCCACCGGCGCCAAGGAGACCATCTTCCACCTGCCGCTCGCCTTCGCCGGCGGCGACCCGCGCCGGACGAAGGTCGTCATGCCCGACCCCGGCTACCCCACCTACGAGGTGGGCGCGCGCTTCGCCGGGCTCGAGCCGCTCAAGGTGCCGCTCACCCGCGAGAACCGCTTCCTCGTCGAGCCCGCGGCGCTCGGCCCCGAGGTCCTCTCGCGCACGCTCGTCTTCTGGGTCAGCTACCCGCACAACCCCACCGGCGCGCTCGCGCCGCGCGACTACCTGGAGCGGGTGGGGCGGGCGGCGCTCGAGCACGGCTTCATCGTCGCCTCGGACGAGTGCTACGCCGACCTCTACTTCGGCGCGCCGCCGCCCTCGATGCTCGAGGTGCAGGTGGAGAACGTGGTCGCGATCCACTCGCTCTCCAAGCGGAGCGGCATGACCGGCTACCGCTCCGGCTTCACGGCCGGCGACGCCGACCTGGTCGCCATCCTGAAGCGCGCCCGCTCGCACCCGGGCGTGGCCTCCCCCGACTTCGTGAACGCCGCCGCCTCCGCCGCCTGGGCCGACGACGCGCACCCCGCCGAGCGGCGCGAGATCTTCCGCCAGAAGCGCGACCGCTTCCTGGCCTTCTTCCGCGAGCACGGGCTCGCCTGCGACGGCTCGGAGGCGACGCTCTACCTGTGGGTGCGGGTCCCGGCCGGCCACTCCGCGGCCTCCTACGCGGCGGCGCTGCTGGAGGAGGGGATCGTGGTCGCGCCCGGCACCGCCTTCGGGGCCGGGGAGGGGTACGTGCGGGTGGCGCTGGTGCCGGCGCTCGCGGAGTGCGACGAGGCCATCGCGGCCTGGCGAAAGGTGAGGACATGAACGACTTCTCGCAGCTCCAGCAGCGCGTCGCGGCGGCCTTCGCCGACCGCGCGCTCTTGTCCCAGGCGGCCACGCGCGAGGCGGTGCTGGCCGCCGTGGAGGCGCTCGACCGCGGGCAGATCCGCGTGGCCGAGAAGAAGGACGGTCAGTGGGTCGTGAACGCCTGGGTGATGCAGGCGGTGAACCTCTACTTCGGCGTCACCGGCATGGAGGTGAGCGAGGCCGGCCCCTTCGAGTGGCGCGACAAGATCCCGCTCAAGCAGGGGCTCGAGGCCGCCGGCGTCCGCTCGGTGCCGGGCGCGGTGGCGCGCTACGGCAGCTACGTGTCGCCCGGCGCGGTGCTCATG containing:
- a CDS encoding serine/threonine-protein kinase — its product is MPDANAREPSDLAKLVGTRLGNYRLERLVGRGRMGAVYLAQDEALLRPTAVKVLAWSAAEARGHDPVKWFLAEARLVARINHPRVVQIYGAARQGDRCYIAMEYVAGASAEALVAECGALPPARATDLLVQAAAALEAAHRCGVVHRDVKPANLLIGPEGSVKLGDFGMALGSAGIRTAHAHLRVGTPYYTAPEIWRGEAATPASDLYSLGATYFQLLTGRPPYPAHDVAAVEQAHLGAAVPDPRELVPGLPAACAALAMRALAKSPRERPASAEALGKEARRVLRELAAAPPPPPEPARAAAPPRATAAPVRTAPRPAAGAATGRTGGRGEGVMTLLATISSLPEVKGAVLGTSAGAFVDTAGEADGEAVAAVMGFMWTALSEAGEQLGLGALGRISLSGATGACVATAEPDGTVLSALVEPAGSLVAVEKVLDDALSRNGA
- a CDS encoding HAMP domain-containing protein; translation: MSIAHAVRSSLGAKMSLKLAALLLVLTTVAALVITFRQTRQLEELTLEKARLAAALGARQYGEVLEAAVDDGTLTVSDAFDRNYVEIKGYDWGQHRKYHTRYDAVLDRAVLVFQDRMLDQDDFVFAIGVDENGYLPVHNSRFQRPITGDPEKDLAGNRSKRIFDDPVGLAAARNLEPTLVQVYRRDTGETMWDVSAPVLVKGKHWGAFRVAVSMARIAARQRELFFTLLAGFALFAVVTSGAMYLLVGQAMKPVVALTATADQISLGEELDTPIKSDAVDEIGQLTKTIDRLRVSMKGAMSRLGQ
- a CDS encoding chemotaxis protein, whose amino-acid sequence is MKTTIRGYALLLLLAAGAALPGPAAAQARPGTSAELLTAQDREMLALANEFARRCGEVLERWIAKGEVSEERLFASLYYPIPKTDPPKFSTDWDKLSDRDVLPIEEAILARSPAIFFTVMVDRHGYLPTHDQRYSLPLTGNPASDLVNNRTKRIFNDRTGLAAARNEAPFLVQRYQRDTGESMVDLSVPLNLRGRHWGAVRIGYRSVDGR
- the sthA gene encoding Si-specific NAD(P)(+) transhydrogenase; its protein translation is MLHYDVVVIGSGPAGEHGAVQAASYGKKVALIEKEAVPGGASANTGTIPSKALRETALAIQQARSRDAHGIEFSVSETVTIPELMGRRGLVTAREHSRIRNRLNAAGVEQFRGVASFADAHTVRITLADGSFQDIQAEVVLLATGTRPSHPPQYTFDHQHVYDSDSILMLDTVPRSLAILGGGVAGCEYASMFAALGVHVSIIDSKPRLLPWLDAELSIAMQDLFALAGIDMHQERRAQRLEVGDRDVLVTLSDGSRLVAEKVLVAAGRQGNVESLDLAAAGLSATDKGYLEVDEHYRTKVPHIYAAGDLIGFPGLASTSMEQGRVAMTHALGKKYQQKVAELLPVGIYTIPEVSSVGATEEALKQKGIPYVVGKTPLTENARANLIGEAVGFLKLVASPQDGELLGVHCIGPHASELVHLGSAVMALGGTIHYFTQAVFNYPTLGEAYKYAAYDARAEMKRLGLPGAQLQPPAVSAVPKTA
- the dapC gene encoding succinyldiaminopimelate transaminase; its protein translation is MKNAPHNPVLDALQKNLMVALDERKQALRAQGKRLFDFGLGDPKEPTPPFLREALRAAVPEVSQYPSAAGTPALRRACAGWVRRRFGVELDPDRQIVPATGAKETIFHLPLAFAGGDPRRTKVVMPDPGYPTYEVGARFAGLEPLKVPLTRENRFLVEPAALGPEVLSRTLVFWVSYPHNPTGALAPRDYLERVGRAALEHGFIVASDECYADLYFGAPPPSMLEVQVENVVAIHSLSKRSGMTGYRSGFTAGDADLVAILKRARSHPGVASPDFVNAAASAAWADDAHPAERREIFRQKRDRFLAFFREHGLACDGSEATLYLWVRVPAGHSAASYAAALLEEGIVVAPGTAFGAGEGYVRVALVPALAECDEAIAAWRKVRT